ATTTATGGATCCAATCAGCCAAACAAATTTAACTGATAAGAAACACGTAGAGTGCTCTTCGAATAAAGTCTCATTAGAAACAGAGCTTTCAGAAACTCTTTATAACACTATGAAAGATTTCGTATTAAGTAACCCGACTTGGGATCAATATAAGCTTATAAATTCAGCATTAGCTACTTTTCTCGTTCAAAACGGTTGTACAGATAATTCTGTCTCAGAAATTTATTTAAATCAATTATTTAAACCCTCTAAGTCTTTTTAATATTTAAACAGGCTCTTCTACTCAAGGCCATCATTGTAAGTGTGGGGCTTTGCCAAGATGATGTGGGCCAGCATGCTCCATCTAGTACCAGTACATTCTTGCATCTCCACAATCTATTAAATTTATCAACTACGCTATTTTCTTCATTTAACCCCATTGGTGCTCCCCCTACCTCATGAATATAATATCCAGGAGGAGGAGGACTACTTGAAAGTGCTATCAAATTTTTTGTAAATAAACTCCCTAATGGAATATTCATTAGTTCATCAATATTTTTTATTTTTCCATTTGCAGCTTTGACTGATTTTTGTATTGTTTTTTCCATATGTTTTGCCATATTTAACTCATTCTCGCTCCATGCGAATTCAATGTAGGGAATTGGTATTCCCCATTCATCTGTTTTTCTTGAGAGAGAAACTGAGTTTTTCTCTCTAGGAAGAACTTCACCATGTGCGATAAGAAAGCCAATGGATTTGTTTGCGTCTTTTTGTAAGAATTTAGGTATACCTAATCTATCAATTGCCCCCCAGATTCCATAACCTCTATGGAAATTTATGTCGTCAATTTCTGGTAAATTTGAACCAAAAGGAATAAAGAAGCTGCCTGCTCCAGAAAGATCGGAAGGATTATCTAGTGATTTATCTGAGTTTTTTGCTTTTGGGACTGAAAAAAATCTACAGATAGATATGTGATCCATTAGGTATTTACCTAATTTCCCAGAATTATCTTTAAACCCTAAGGAATTTGATTTGTATTCTGAGTTCAGTAATATTCTCAGTGTTGAAATTGTTGATGCGCAAAGAAGAATTAAATCACAATCCAATACTTCTTTGTGTCCATTTTCTAGGTTTACAATCGTTAGTTTTGAGGCAAGCTCTGTTATCTTGTTAATCTCAAAAGACTCCACTAGGTAATTAGAGATTATTTGTACATTTCCAGTATCTAATGCTTTTTTTAAAGAGCTTCCTACGCTAGAGGACTTGGGCCAATTTTTTTCTTTTACAGATGAATTACGGTCAAATCCTCTTGATTGGATAAATGGATAGTTTAATTTTGATTTAACTTTGCTGCCAAAAACATTTTCGTTTTCTGTAAGAGGAATTTCACCAATATATTTACCGTTTGGGACCTCCTTGATATCATCTTTTCGTCCATAAATTCCGCAGAAATTTTCAATAAAATCGTAGTGCGGGGAAATTTCTTCGTATGAAATAGGCCAGTTTGGGCCGAATCCGTCTTTTTTAGCAGGATGAAAGTCTTCTGAGGCAAGTCTTAATGTTATGCCTCCCCAAGTTAATGATCTTCCCCCATATTGTTTACCTTGTGTCCAAAGAAATGGCTTTTTTTTTGGGAAGTCATAAGGATGCTTCAATTCATCTGAATATAAGTCAGGATTATTTTTCCAGTAACCAGGATGTTTGCACTGATTGGCATGCTTTTTTGTTATCACCCCTGATAATCTTTTTAATGTACTTTTGGGCTCATGATTACTAGCTTCATGCCTTTTAACTTGAGGCCCTGCTTCTATTACTAAAACTTTGATCCCTTGTTCTGCTAATGTAAGTGCTGCTATTCCTCCTGTAGCTCCAGAACCAACAACAATTGCATCATAAGGACTTATATCCAAAACCTATTTCGTGATTTGCTATTTCAATAAATATAGCATTCAGTAAATAATTAATTTTTAGATTTCAGCTTAAGAAGTTAGAATTTATTAAAATACTACTCAAACAAATGAGATTTATAATTTTAACTTTTTTAATAGTTGTTTTAACCCTCCCTTCAAGAAGCTTCGCTGCGTTAGATTATGGTAAGCAATCTTTGGTAGGGGCTGATTTTTCTGGATCTGATTTAAAAGGAGCAACTTTCTATTTGACTGATTT
This region of Prochlorococcus sp. MIT 0604 genomic DNA includes:
- a CDS encoding DUF2811 domain-containing protein, which encodes MDPISQTNLTDKKHVECSSNKVSLETELSETLYNTMKDFVLSNPTWDQYKLINSALATFLVQNGCTDNSVSEIYLNQLFKPSKSF
- a CDS encoding GMC oxidoreductase gives rise to the protein MDISPYDAIVVGSGATGGIAALTLAEQGIKVLVIEAGPQVKRHEASNHEPKSTLKRLSGVITKKHANQCKHPGYWKNNPDLYSDELKHPYDFPKKKPFLWTQGKQYGGRSLTWGGITLRLASEDFHPAKKDGFGPNWPISYEEISPHYDFIENFCGIYGRKDDIKEVPNGKYIGEIPLTENENVFGSKVKSKLNYPFIQSRGFDRNSSVKEKNWPKSSSVGSSLKKALDTGNVQIISNYLVESFEINKITELASKLTIVNLENGHKEVLDCDLILLCASTISTLRILLNSEYKSNSLGFKDNSGKLGKYLMDHISICRFFSVPKAKNSDKSLDNPSDLSGAGSFFIPFGSNLPEIDDINFHRGYGIWGAIDRLGIPKFLQKDANKSIGFLIAHGEVLPREKNSVSLSRKTDEWGIPIPYIEFAWSENELNMAKHMEKTIQKSVKAANGKIKNIDELMNIPLGSLFTKNLIALSSSPPPPGYYIHEVGGAPMGLNEENSVVDKFNRLWRCKNVLVLDGACWPTSSWQSPTLTMMALSRRACLNIKKT